The Streptomyces kanamyceticus DNA segment GATCCCGGTCCTCTCCGGCAACGGCGAGCACAACAGCTGATCCGCCCCACCGCGGACATCGCTCGGGCCGCCTCAGGTGAACTTCACCTGAGGCGGCCCGAGTTCTTTTTCGTGTCGCGAATTCATGTCGCGCATCACCACGGGACGTGCCGTTGCAACTCCGCCTGTGAGGCGCCTGCTTGGGTACTGGTCCGCGTTCGAGTGAACTTCCGAAATCTGCCCGTATTCCGGTTTCCTCACCCGCGAACGCTCGTTGAGTAGGACTCAGGTCACGGTGCGAGAAGGGGACCTTCCCGCCCGGTCTGCAACCGCCGTTGAGGCGTGACCCTAAAGAAGGGATTACCCGTGAAGCTCAAGAAGAGCGCGACGATCGTTGCCGGTGTCATCATGGCGCTGAGCATGGGCGCCCCGGCCTTCGCCGACTCCGGCGCCGAGGGTGCGGCCACCGGCTCCCCGGGTGTGCTCTCCGGCAACGTCGTCCAGGTGCCGGTCCACGTTCCCGTCAACGTGTGCGGCAACAGCGTCGACGTCATCGCTCTGCTGAACCCGGCGTTCGGCAACACCTGCGCCAACGACTGACGTAGCGGCCAAGCCGTCTCAGTCGCGTCGAATCCGGCCCCAGCGCTCCCCGAGTCGCTGGGGCCGGACCCCTTTACACGGGTCTGGTGCTCGGCGGTGGGGTGCGGGGGAGAACCTCGCGTACAAACGCGCGTCGGCAGGGAAGCCAGGTGCGCGAGGCTTCCCTGCCGACGTGGGAGGGATGGCAATCCAGACCGTAGGGGGATGCCGCTCATCCACGGCAATGATGCCGACGGCTGGCGGATGGCGACCCGGTCTGTCCCATGAAGCACGTCCAGTGCATCACTCGGCGACTTCAGCCAGGAACAAGGTTCACCCGTTCGCCCGATGCGTCACTCGTAAGAGGGTGGACGACACCGCGTGTCGGCCGTCCGCGCAGGTGCCGCTCGACGCCGCGGACCAGGCGCCCGGCGGTGAACGAGGCCCCGTACACGAAGCGCATGGCGGGGCCGAAACTCGAAGCCGTCGTCAGCCCGGCGAGGAAGAGCCCGGGGCAGCTCGTCTCGAACGCGTTGCTGACGTAGGGGGTTTCGTCGTCGAGGGAGTCCAGCGCGAGGCGCAGCTCGGGGGCGAGCACGTGGATGCGCCGGGTCGTCGCCCTGAACCCCGTGGCGGCGATGATGTGGTCGGTCGCGAACGAGGGGCCCTCGCCGTCCGCGCCACTGGTCCTCACCCGTACGCGACCGCCCGCGAGTTCGACGCTGTGGACCTGCCGTCCGACGAGTGTCTCGACGCCTGATTCGACCCGCTCCCTGACCCACCACGCGCCTGCCGGGCCGAGCGCCGAAGCGGCGACCTGGGCGCGCATCGGCTCGGGGAGCCGCCGGAAGAGGTGGGGCGTCCGGGCGTAGAACCAGTTGCGCCAGCCGCAGCCGAGACCGGTGTGCGGGGCGCGCATCGCCTCCCACCACGGCCGCTCCCAGGCCGGGGGCAGGGTGTTCCAGTTTACCTGCGGCGACCGGGCGAGGATCCGGACGCGGGTGCCCTGTTCGGCGAGGAGCGCGGCGGTCTCCAGCGCGGCCTGCCCCGCGCCGAGCACGGTCACGTCCTGGTCGCGGAAGCGCGCCAGATCGCCGTGGTGACTGCTGTGCGAGGCGTGCTCGGGGCCGAGGCCCCGTAGCGCGGGGGGTGTCTGGGTGAACGGCATGACGCCCACGGCCAGTGCCACGGCTCGCGCGTGGTGCACCTCGCCGTCCTGGGTGCGGGCCTCGAAGCCGCCGCCGGCGCAGGCGCGGACCGAGGCGATGAGCCGCTCGTCCACGGGTGGCGCGGCCCGCTCCGCGAACCACAGTCCGTAGGCGGAGAAGTGCCCGATGGGCAGGGGGTGTCCGTGCTCGGCGCGCAGTCCTTCACGGGCGCAGAACGCGGCCAGGCCGTAGTGCCCCGCGGGGTCGGACAGATCGGAGGCCCAGGGTTCCGACTTCAGGAACATGCCCTGGGCCATGTGGTCCCGCCAGGAGGCCATGGGGCGGCCGAAGATCCGTACGTCGAGTCCGGCCGCGGCGGCGTGCGAGGCGATCGACAGGCCGTAGGGGCCCGCTCCGACAATCAGCAGGTCATGCATCGGTGGCTGCTCGCTCTCTGTTCGGTGTGGGCAGGACGGCCGGGGCCTGCGCCGGGGTCCGCCGGGACAGGGGGGTGAGGAACAGCTGCGACCGGCGGCCGACACCGGCCCGCAGGCGCTGTCCCATGTGGCGGCGCCACAGGCGGCGTAGCGCCGCCCCCGGCGCGGGGTCGTCGTCGGCGTGCCAGGCGAGTTCACCGGCCGGTGAAGGCTCGGCCGACCGCGGCCGGGGCAGGGAGCGAAGCGCCGTGAGCGGCGCGTAGTTCTCCACCACGAACGTGCGCCCGGGGGAGGGTTGCGGGGGCGGTACGGGCCGGTGCGTCAGGCCCAGGTGGAGGGCGCGGACGACATCGGTGCCCGCCGCGTCGGCGAAGAGCCGGAACTGTGCCCCCGGGCGGGGGTTGAAGTCGATGAGGTAGAAGTCGCCGGTCGCGGCGTCCTTGCGGAAGTCCAGGTCGAAGACCCCCCGGTAGCCCAGCGCCGCGACAAGGCGCTGGGCCGTGGACCACAGCCGCGGGTTGACGGTCCACTCGCCGCTCACCGTCAGGCCCGCGGCCCGCGGCCAGGAGCGGTGCTTGCGGCCCGTCCCGCCCCCGCGCACGGTCCCGTCAGGACCCGCGCAGCCGTGTACGAACCAGTCCGCGTCCCGTACGCCGGGCACGAACGCCTGCAACAGCAGACGGCAGCCCGCCTCGGCCCCGCGCGCGAAGAGCTGCTCGGCCTCGCGCGCCGAGCCGATCACCGTCGTACTGCGCAGCCCGACGCCCTGCGGCAGCGTCCAGGGGCGGCTCCACTTGGCCACGGTGGGCACGCCCAGGAGCGCCACGGCGCCCGCGGCCTCGGCTGCCGACTCCGGCACCAGGGTCACCGGATGGGCCACCCCCGCCTGCGCGCAGACCTGCGCCAGGGTCGCCTTGTCCGCCACCCGCTCGGCCACGCCACCGGCCCGCCCCGGCAGCAGGTAGCGGCTGCTCAGGTCCTCGTGCAGGGCGCTGATGGCCAGGGCGCTGATGTCGTCCATGGGGATCAGGACGGCCGGGGCGCTCACGCGTGTCGCGACCGAGCGCAGCACGGCGGCCACCTCCGGGAGCGAGGCACCGGGCGAGGGCGGTGGGTGCATCTGGTGCAGGTACCGGGACTGCTGCACGGGGCTGCCGTGGTCGTCGGCCACGAGGTGGACCTCCACGCCCGCGCGTCCCAGGGAACGCACGGCACCCAGAGTTCCATGATGAAAAGGATTCCTGTCGATCCGCAGGAGGACAGCAGGAGTTCGCGTGTCCAGAGGCTGCAAAGTCACCCTTACTGTTCGATCGCCCAAGCGGGCGATATAGGGGAACGGGGGATTAAGGACTCGATTGGCGTAATAGATATAAATATGACGGTCTATTAGCTATCGGATGGCTCGGGAACGAGGAGAAGTCATGGCCCCAGAGCGTCGCCAGCGCGGCAAACGACTTGCTTTCATCGCGGGCGGAATCATCTCGTCGGTGGCCTTGGCCTGTGCGCCGGGATACACGGTGGGCATCGTGCGCGACGGTGAACCACCACCTGCCGCCGCCACGCCCCTGACGCCCGAGGTCCCTTCGGTGCCCACTCCCGCGGAGCCCGTGCCTTCGGTGCCCACGCCGGAGGTGCCCACGCCGTTCGTCCCCGCGCCGCAGACTCCGCCGGCCCCGGCGGAACCGACGGATCCGGCGGCGTCCACGTCGCCGAGCGCCGCCCCCGCCCCGGCCAAGGCTCCCGCCATCGGCGCGTACCTGGACTTCGGTCCGCGCGGCGTACGGCGCATCGAGCAGCTCAGCGAGTGGCTCGACGGAACCGAACTGAGGGTCGGGCACACGTACCTCCCCGGTGACCGCTGGAACAACATCGAGGGGTCGCCGGGATTCCTCGAGGACTGGGCGAAATGGCGCCAGGAGAAGGACGACAGGATGTTCGTCCTCAATGTGCCGATGCTGGAGAAGAACGAGGAAGGCGTCGGCGACACCGAAGTCGCCGCGCTCCTGAAGCAGGGCGCGGCCGGTGATTTCGACAGCCACTTCACCAAGCTGGCCGAACGCCTCGTCGCTCTCGGGGTGCCCGACACGGTGATCGTGCTGGGCTGGGAGATGAACGGCACGACGTACACCCATCGTTGTGGCCCGGACCCGGAGTCCTGGAAGACGTACTGGAAGAAAATCGTCACCGCGATGCGTGCGGTTCCCGGACAGAAGTTCTCGTTCGACTTCACGCCGAGCAGAGGCCGCGACGCCGTCCCCTGGACCGACTGCTACCCGGGTGACGACGTCGTCGACATCGTCGGCATGGACTCCTACGACCAGCCCCGCGGCATGTCCTTCGACGAGCAGGTCAAGGAGCCCTACGGACTGCAGGCGCACGTCGATTTCGCCGCGGCCCACAACAAGCCCGTCTCCTACCCCGAGTGGGGGCTCTTCCGTAACGGCGACAACGAGGAGTACATGCGCCGGATGCTGGAGTGGATGGACGAGAAGAAGCCGCTGTACAACACGGTCACCGACTACTGTCCGCACGGCGTGTGGCAGTGCAAGCAGAACCCGGAAGCCTCGGAGGTGTACCGGAAACTGCTCTCCGGCCGCACCGAGAACCCGACTCCCGAGCCGACCGAGCCCGTGACGCCGCCGACCTGCTCGCCGCTGGAACTCGGCGACTGGGTCGAGTACTGGCTGGGCGGCAAGCTGTGCGTCCGGTTCGACTGGTGGCAGGAGAAGAACCGCTCGTGAGGCGAGGGAGCACCGCGGTGGCGCGGGCCGTCATGACGAGGCCCCGCCGTCGCGGTGCTCACCGCGGCGCTGCCGCTGCTGCCGGAGCCACTGGCGGGCGGCCGCGTCACCGGACGCGGCGCACAGCAACGGCGCCGTTCTCCTGCGGGCGAGGAGGAACCGCTGATTGGTGACCGGCTCGGGACGCCAGTGCTGCTTGTAGGGCTCGGTGCCGCGCAACAGGCTCAGGGCGCGCGGG contains these protein-coding regions:
- a CDS encoding chaplin, with protein sequence MALSMGAPAFADSGAEGAATGSPGVLSGNVVQVPVHVPVNVCGNSVDVIALLNPAFGNTCAND
- a CDS encoding NAD(P)-binding domain-containing protein; its protein translation is MHDLLIVGAGPYGLSIASHAAAAGLDVRIFGRPMASWRDHMAQGMFLKSEPWASDLSDPAGHYGLAAFCAREGLRAEHGHPLPIGHFSAYGLWFAERAAPPVDERLIASVRACAGGGFEARTQDGEVHHARAVALAVGVMPFTQTPPALRGLGPEHASHSSHHGDLARFRDQDVTVLGAGQAALETAALLAEQGTRVRILARSPQVNWNTLPPAWERPWWEAMRAPHTGLGCGWRNWFYARTPHLFRRLPEPMRAQVAASALGPAGAWWVRERVESGVETLVGRQVHSVELAGGRVRVRTSGADGEGPSFATDHIIAATGFRATTRRIHVLAPELRLALDSLDDETPYVSNAFETSCPGLFLAGLTTASSFGPAMRFVYGASFTAGRLVRGVERHLRGRPTRGVVHPLTSDASGERVNLVPG
- a CDS encoding carboxylate--amine ligase, which encodes MQPLDTRTPAVLLRIDRNPFHHGTLGAVRSLGRAGVEVHLVADDHGSPVQQSRYLHQMHPPPSPGASLPEVAAVLRSVATRVSAPAVLIPMDDISALAISALHEDLSSRYLLPGRAGGVAERVADKATLAQVCAQAGVAHPVTLVPESAAEAAGAVALLGVPTVAKWSRPWTLPQGVGLRSTTVIGSAREAEQLFARGAEAGCRLLLQAFVPGVRDADWFVHGCAGPDGTVRGGGTGRKHRSWPRAAGLTVSGEWTVNPRLWSTAQRLVAALGYRGVFDLDFRKDAATGDFYLIDFNPRPGAQFRLFADAAGTDVVRALHLGLTHRPVPPPQPSPGRTFVVENYAPLTALRSLPRPRSAEPSPAGELAWHADDDPAPGAALRRLWRRHMGQRLRAGVGRRSQLFLTPLSRRTPAQAPAVLPTPNRERAATDA
- a CDS encoding glycoside hydrolase family 26 protein, yielding MAPERRQRGKRLAFIAGGIISSVALACAPGYTVGIVRDGEPPPAAATPLTPEVPSVPTPAEPVPSVPTPEVPTPFVPAPQTPPAPAEPTDPAASTSPSAAPAPAKAPAIGAYLDFGPRGVRRIEQLSEWLDGTELRVGHTYLPGDRWNNIEGSPGFLEDWAKWRQEKDDRMFVLNVPMLEKNEEGVGDTEVAALLKQGAAGDFDSHFTKLAERLVALGVPDTVIVLGWEMNGTTYTHRCGPDPESWKTYWKKIVTAMRAVPGQKFSFDFTPSRGRDAVPWTDCYPGDDVVDIVGMDSYDQPRGMSFDEQVKEPYGLQAHVDFAAAHNKPVSYPEWGLFRNGDNEEYMRRMLEWMDEKKPLYNTVTDYCPHGVWQCKQNPEASEVYRKLLSGRTENPTPEPTEPVTPPTCSPLELGDWVEYWLGGKLCVRFDWWQEKNRS